The genomic region ACTCACTATTAAAAATGTTGAAACGGATTGCATCGATTTTACTTGTAGTACTGATGGCGCTGAGTCTATCAAGTTGCGTACTATCAACTGCTGGACTCAAAAGCTTTGTCGATAGCGTTGATGGATATGAGTTTTTGTACCCTAATGGCTGGCTTCCAGTTAAAGTGACAGACGGTCCCGATATCGTATTGCACGATTTGATTGAAACCACAGAAAATGCTTCTGTCGTTATCGGTTCCATCGCAGATGGCAAAACCCTAGCCGATTTGGGAACTCCTGGCGATGTGGGTTATAAACTCGGCAAAAGCGCGATCGCACCCCCCGATTCAGGACGAGAAGCAGAATTAGTCAATGCTGGGCAGCAAGACTATAACGGGAAAACTTACTACATACTAGAATATGCTGTAAAGTTACCCAATCGGCAACAACGGCACAACCTTGCTAGTGTTGCCGTTAGTCGTGGCAAACTCTTTACTTTCAACGCCTCCACCACGGAACAGCGTTGGCAAAAAGCCGCACCAAAGCTACAGCAAATGGTTAAGTCTTTTACAGTATATTAACAGCGCCCGTAAACAACCACTAATCATATTGAGATACGCAGTACAGTGGGCAGGTGGTGAGGCAACCTCACCACCTGCCCACTGTACTGCGTAGAAACGTCATCAATTTATAAGTTCGTATTCCAGTACGTCCGAATTTATGCGTAGGTTATTCTGACAACTGGCATTATGACTCCTGACTTCTGTGAAAAATGACCGAGAATAAATGACCAATGACCGATCGGAATGCTAGATAATAGGAAGGCTTTGTCAATTTCTAGCATTGTCATTACTAACCTGAGTTTGAATCCATAGTTATGCGAACCCACTATTGCGGCGACCTCCGCACAGAAGATATTGGAGCAACAGTTACCCTGTATGGTTGGGTAGACCGTCGCCGCGATCACGGAGGAGTGATTTTCTTAGATTTGCGCGATCGCACGGGACTCGTCCAAATTGTCAGCGATCCCCAACGCACTCCCGATTCATATCGTCAAGCGGAAGCCCTGCGGAACGAGTATGTGGTCTGCATTACGGGTAGAGTTACCCAGCGTCCTCCAGAATCTCTCAACCCCAAGCTACCGACAGGGGAAGTCGAAATCTACGCCGATAAAATTGAGTTGCTCAACGCTGTCAGCAAACAGCTGCCCTTTCAAGTCAGTACGGCTGAAACCGAGCCAGTACGGGAAGAATTGCGCCTCAAGTATCGATATTTAGATTTGCGCCGCGATCGCATGAATCGCAACCTGCAACTACGCCACCAAGTTATCAAAGCCATGCGCCGTTTTCTAGAAGACGCACAAGGCTTCATTGAAATCGAAACACCAGTACTTACCCGTTCTACACCCGAAGGCGCGAGAGACTACTTGGTTCCCAGTCGCGCCAACCCCGGTGAATGGTTTGCCCTGCCACAATCGCCGCAATTATTCAAGCAATTGCTCATGGTATCCGGGTTTGACCGCTACTATCAAATTGCCCGTTGCTTCCGCGATGAAGATTTACGGGCAGATCGTCAGCCAGAATTTACCCAACTAGACATGGAAATGAGTTTCATGTCTCAAGAAGAAATTTTGGAGCTTAATGAAAGTTTAGTTTGTCATATTTTTCAGACAGTTAAAGGGATCGATCTACCCCGTCCTTTCCCCCGCCTCACCTACGCCGAAGCAATGGCACGCTACGGTAGCGATAAACCCGACACCCGCTTCGATCTGGAATTAGTCGATGTCTCCGATCTCGTCAAAGACTCCGGCTTCAAAGTCTTTTCTAGTGCTGTAAAATCTGGCGGGATTGTCAAAATTCTGCCTATTCCCAACGGCAATGAAGCCATTTCCAACGTACGGATCAAACCAGGCGGCGATTTATTTAAGGAAGCCGAAAGCGCAGGTGCAAAGGGACTTGCTTATATTCGCGTCCGTGAAGATGGGGAAATCGACACAATTGGTGCAATTAAAGACAACCTCAGCCCCGAACAAAAACAAGAACTCTTGAGTCGCACTGGGGCAGAACCAGGACACTTATTACTATTTGGTGCTGGAGTTACGGATGTAGTCAACAAAACTCTAGACCGCTTGCGACAAGTTATCGGCTGCGAATTGGGGCATATCGACCCCAGCAAAATCAATTTGTTGTGGGTGACAGATTTCCCCATGTTTGAATGGAATGCCGACGAAAAGCGTCTAGAAGCGTTACACCATCCCTTTACAGCCCCCCATCCCGACGACCTAAACGACCTCAAAACAGCCCGCGCCCAAGCTTACGACTTAATATTCAACGGCTTTGAAGTCGGTGGCGGAAGCTTGCGGATTTATCAACGGGAAGTTCAAGAACAGGTCTTTGCCGCAATTGGCTTGTCGATGGAAGAAGCTTATAACAAGTTTGGCTTTCTCCTAGAAGCATTTGAATACGGCACTCCTCCCCACGGCGGGATCGCCTACGGATTAGACCGTTTGGTAATGTTACTAGCAGGGGAAGAATCAATTCGGGATGCGATCGCTTTTCCAAAAACGCAACAAGCTCGTTGTCTATTAACTGATGCACCCTCTGGAGTGGACGCAAAACAGTTGAAAGAATTACACGTCGCTTCGACTTATCAACCAAAAGTAGGAGTAGGGAGTCAGTGAGTGGCTAGTGACTGGTGGCTAGTGGCTAGTAGTAAATAGGGTGTGGGGTGTGGGGTGTGGGGTGTAGGGAATTTAAATTTCTTTCTCCGCGACTCTCCCTCAGCTCCCCCTGCTCCCAGCTCGTCCCTGCTCCCTCATTTAGGGCAATTGCGATCGCAACTTGAGCAAGAACCGAACTCGATTCAATGTAACCGTTTGCTAAGTTTAGGGCAGAATGTATATACCCGAAACTATCCCTACTAGGTGCTGATTTGTCGCCTACACAGTGCCTTAGTGGGCTTATCCCTACACATAAAATTAGGTTGAATCGCACTCAGGAGGCTGATAGCTAGATGGCTGCTACTGATTTTAAGGATTATTACAGTATTTTGGGAGTCAACAAGACTGCCAGTAACGATGAGATTAAACAGGCTTTTCGCAGGCTAGCCCGTAAATTTCACCCGGATGTGAACCCAGGTAACAAGCAAGCCGAGGCGCGATTCAAGGAAGTTAACGAAGCTTACGAAGTGCTTTCAGATCCAGACAAGCGCCGTAAATACGATCAATTCGGTCAGTACTGGAAGCAAGCCGGACAAACTTGGTCGCCTGGTGGCGCTGGTGCTGGTGGGGTTAATGTTGGTTTCGACGATTTTGAGTTTGGTAGATACGGCAGTTTCGATGAGTTTATCAACGATCTCCTCGGTCGTTTTGGTGGCGCTGGCGCACCTGGCACACCTGGGGCGCGGACTGGTGGGACTCGTCAGACGTATAGTTATACCACTTCTGGGAGAAAATCTTCTGCAACGAGCGGTTTTGACGGTTTCACCGATCCAACGGCTGGTTTTGACGGTTCCGCAGCTAGCACCGACAGAGAAGCAGCGATCGCCCTCACTTTATCAGAAGCGTTTCACGGCGTACAGAAACG from Chroococcidiopsis sp. SAG 2025 harbors:
- the psbP gene encoding photosystem II reaction center PsbP, producing MLKRIASILLVVLMALSLSSCVLSTAGLKSFVDSVDGYEFLYPNGWLPVKVTDGPDIVLHDLIETTENASVVIGSIADGKTLADLGTPGDVGYKLGKSAIAPPDSGREAELVNAGQQDYNGKTYYILEYAVKLPNRQQRHNLASVAVSRGKLFTFNASTTEQRWQKAAPKLQQMVKSFTVY
- the aspS gene encoding aspartate--tRNA ligase — translated: MRTHYCGDLRTEDIGATVTLYGWVDRRRDHGGVIFLDLRDRTGLVQIVSDPQRTPDSYRQAEALRNEYVVCITGRVTQRPPESLNPKLPTGEVEIYADKIELLNAVSKQLPFQVSTAETEPVREELRLKYRYLDLRRDRMNRNLQLRHQVIKAMRRFLEDAQGFIEIETPVLTRSTPEGARDYLVPSRANPGEWFALPQSPQLFKQLLMVSGFDRYYQIARCFRDEDLRADRQPEFTQLDMEMSFMSQEEILELNESLVCHIFQTVKGIDLPRPFPRLTYAEAMARYGSDKPDTRFDLELVDVSDLVKDSGFKVFSSAVKSGGIVKILPIPNGNEAISNVRIKPGGDLFKEAESAGAKGLAYIRVREDGEIDTIGAIKDNLSPEQKQELLSRTGAEPGHLLLFGAGVTDVVNKTLDRLRQVIGCELGHIDPSKINLLWVTDFPMFEWNADEKRLEALHHPFTAPHPDDLNDLKTARAQAYDLIFNGFEVGGGSLRIYQREVQEQVFAAIGLSMEEAYNKFGFLLEAFEYGTPPHGGIAYGLDRLVMLLAGEESIRDAIAFPKTQQARCLLTDAPSGVDAKQLKELHVASTYQPKVGVGSQ
- a CDS encoding J domain-containing protein, translated to MAATDFKDYYSILGVNKTASNDEIKQAFRRLARKFHPDVNPGNKQAEARFKEVNEAYEVLSDPDKRRKYDQFGQYWKQAGQTWSPGGAGAGGVNVGFDDFEFGRYGSFDEFINDLLGRFGGAGAPGTPGARTGGTRQTYSYTTSGRKSSATSGFDGFTDPTAGFDGSAASTDREAAIALTLSEAFHGVQKRLSIGSETIEVRIPPGAKPGSRVRVRGKGLVNPATQQRGDLYLKVDIQLHSFFKFEGDNLVCEVPITPDEAVLGAAIDVPTPDGSVKLNVPAGVRSGQSLRLRGKGWTLPKGGRTDLLVKIAIVPPKDLSSTEREYYEKIRSSRSFNPRDRLPQVHL